From Citricoccus sp. SGAir0253, a single genomic window includes:
- the rpmH gene encoding 50S ribosomal protein L34 produces the protein MSKRTFQPNTRRRAKKHGFRARMRTRAGRAILATRRSKGRTELSA, from the coding sequence GTGAGCAAGCGGACTTTTCAGCCGAATACCCGCCGCCGGGCCAAGAAGCACGGTTTCCGCGCCCGCATGCGGACCCGCGCCGGTCGCGCCATCCTGGCGACCCGCCGTTCCAAGGGCCGCACCGAACTGTCCGCCTGA